TGCTCCGGGTGGCAATGCCTACGGTCAAAAGCAGCGCAACCAGTGCATCCGTGATTTTGGCTGGTATCTACGGCTAGCAACCTACGGGATCCTTGCCGGTGACAAGGAACCGATCGAAACCATCGGGCTAGTGGGTGCGCGAGAAATGTACAACTCCCTAGGGGTTCCCCTCCCTGGCATGGCCGAAGCCATCCGTTGCCTCAAAACAGCAGCCCTGGGATTGCTCAGCACCGAAGATGCTGCTGAAGCAGCCCCCTACTTCGACTTCATGGTGCAGTACATGGAATAGTCAATCAGCCACTGATAGCACCGGCTGGCAGCATTAGCCGCCTGCAGCAGGACGAGGGGTGAAAACACTTTCACATACTTTCACATAAAGGTTTTGAGGACGATCTCAGGAAGCGCTTAAAGATACCGGGTAGGGTCTG
This DNA window, taken from Trichothermofontia sichuanensis B231, encodes the following:
- a CDS encoding allophycocyanin subunit alpha-B, with the translated sequence MSVVSQVILKADDELRYPNIGELTNIQKFFETGEQRIRIATTLSENEKKIVQQATRQLWQKRPDFIAPGGNAYGQKQRNQCIRDFGWYLRLATYGILAGDKEPIETIGLVGAREMYNSLGVPLPGMAEAIRCLKTAALGLLSTEDAAEAAPYFDFMVQYME